The following coding sequences are from one Mus pahari chromosome X, PAHARI_EIJ_v1.1, whole genome shotgun sequence window:
- the LOC110314349 gene encoding LOW QUALITY PROTEIN: uncharacterized protein CXorf67-like (The sequence of the model RefSeq protein was modified relative to this genomic sequence to represent the inferred CDS: substituted 1 base at 1 genomic stop codon): MAKLIKCMLYKRKTLVLEPQYAYKASNGDGDSNGDGDSNGDGDGSPDPRGSGTTEGLVLRSRVVPFARPSSAAAVGSAAAVVSAAAVVSAAAVVSAAAVGSAAAVVSAAAVGSVAAVVSAAAAVSPEALPKAQRSRWNLRPRPLATAXVPVAHGVSTRSGSQRGSRDTQSRGRSSGRGAPRLRSERCRLRSRKIKKEPKMELEVDPEPESEAEQELEPQPGPSSLPGASRSSCNRPAVPRRASRSTASSPPRRPVRMRASSPSPPCSLDPFPAQYYEGASSSSSQFSCVSSSHSFPNKPPDRGSSPALSSVSAPSPNTLWHALIPDLDNLDSSSSGESGKEIXDAPHSLTEEDV, from the exons atggctaagcTCATCAAGTGCATGCTGTACAAGCGCAAGACCCTTGTTTTAGAGCCTCAGTATGCAtacaaagccag CAATGGCGATGGTGACAGCAATGGAGATGGTGACAGCAATGGAGATGGCGATGGCAGCCCCGATCCCAGAGGCAGTGGCACCACTGAAGGCCTGGTTCTCCGCTCCCGAGTCGTCCCGTTCGCTCGTCCGAGCAGTGCAGCAGCAGTGGGCAGTGCAGCCGCAGTGGTCAGTGCAGCCGCAGTGGTCAGTGCAGCCGCAGTGGTCAGTGCAGCCGCAGTGGGCAGTGCAGCAGCAGTGGTCAGTGCAGCTGCAGTGGGCAGTGTAGCCGCAGTGGTCAGTGCAGCAGCAGCCGTCAGTCCTGAAGCTCTCCCCAAAGCCCAGCGCTCCCGCTGGAATTTACGTCCTCGTCCTCTGGCCACTGCANGGGTTCCTGTTGCTCATGGCGTTAGCACGCGGTCAGGTTCCCAGAGAGGCAGCCGTGACACCCAGAGCCGAGGCCGAAGCAGCGGCCGCGGTGCACCCAGGCTCCGCTCTGAACGCTGCCGCCTACGAAGCCGTAAAATAAAGAAGGAGCCGAAGATGGAGCTGGAAGTGGATCCGGAGCCGGAATCAGAGGCAGAGCAAGAGCTGGAGCCACAACCTGGCCCCAGCAGCCTGCCAGGAGCAAGCCGGTCCTCCTGCAATAGGCCTGCAGTTCCAAGGAGAGCCTCCCGATCTACCGCAAGCTCTCCTCCAAGGCGCCCAGTTCGTATGCGagcctcttccccttcccctccatgTAGTCTAGATCCCTTCCCTGCGCAGTATTATGAAGGTGCCAGTTCTTCCTCCTCACAGTTCTCCTGTGTGTCAAGTTCCCATTCTTTCCCCAATAAGCCACCAGATCGAGGCTCCTCACCTGCATTAagctctgtctctgctcctaGTCCTAACACCCTTTGGCATGCCTTGATACCTGATCTGGATAACCTTGATtcttcctcttctggagagtcaGGGAAAGAAATATAGGATGCTCCTCACTCTCTTACAGAGGAGGACGTGTAG